Proteins found in one bacterium genomic segment:
- a CDS encoding CTP synthase, whose amino-acid sequence MKSKKPSKRQTKYVFVTGGVISSLGKGIAAASLGMLLKARGLSVTIQKFDPYINVDPGTMSPYQHGEVFVTDDGAETDLDLGHYERFIDVNMSSKNSHTTGKIYKTVIDRERRGDYLGATVQVIPHITDEIKSRIKSLAAEGYDVIITEIGGTVGDIESLPFLESIRQFCLEVGPKNTVNIHVTLVPFIKASDELKTKPTQHSVMKLREIGIQPDILLCRAEKTLSKDLRAKIALFCNVHPDAVIEASDVQSIYEVPLIMHQNGLDQLVLKQLNIRTHDLDLASWNNLVDRVYHPKRHVRIAVCGKYTGLPDAYKSIIESFIHGGVENNGKVEIEWIDSVKLEDGQPIAPYFANVDGILVPGGFGSRGIEGMIKAIQFARENKIPFFGICLGMQCASIEFARNVAGLTGANSSEFFKRSKYPVIDLMESQRDVKEMGATMRLGAYPCVLKKDSKAFHAYANDVISERHRHRFEFNNAFIDTFQSNGMVFSGMSPDHKLVEIIELTGHPWFVGVQFHPELKSRAIKAHPLFREFVKAALLHQTKRMENSSTQVFEKNLQRELVTA is encoded by the coding sequence ATGAAATCAAAAAAACCTTCCAAGCGTCAGACCAAATATGTATTTGTCACCGGTGGTGTGATTTCTTCCCTGGGTAAGGGCATTGCAGCGGCCAGCCTTGGCATGCTCCTGAAAGCTCGCGGGCTCTCCGTTACGATTCAAAAATTTGATCCGTATATCAATGTAGACCCGGGCACCATGAGCCCATACCAACATGGTGAAGTGTTCGTAACGGATGACGGCGCGGAAACCGACCTTGATCTCGGACACTATGAGCGTTTTATTGACGTCAACATGAGTTCGAAAAACAGCCATACGACCGGTAAAATTTATAAAACGGTCATCGATCGTGAGCGCCGTGGTGATTATTTGGGTGCAACCGTGCAGGTCATTCCACACATTACGGATGAGATCAAATCCCGCATTAAGAGCCTCGCGGCTGAAGGTTATGATGTTATCATTACGGAAATTGGCGGAACGGTCGGCGACATAGAGAGTTTGCCGTTCTTAGAGTCAATTCGCCAATTTTGTCTCGAAGTTGGCCCGAAAAACACCGTCAATATTCACGTAACTCTGGTTCCGTTTATCAAAGCGTCGGACGAATTAAAAACCAAGCCAACTCAACACAGTGTAATGAAATTGCGTGAAATCGGTATTCAACCCGACATTTTACTCTGCCGTGCCGAGAAAACGCTTTCAAAAGATCTCCGGGCCAAAATCGCCTTATTTTGTAATGTTCATCCCGATGCCGTGATTGAGGCATCGGACGTTCAGTCGATTTACGAAGTACCGTTGATCATGCATCAAAATGGTCTTGATCAGTTGGTGCTGAAACAATTAAACATTCGCACTCACGATCTGGATCTTGCATCGTGGAATAACTTGGTTGATCGTGTTTATCATCCCAAACGACACGTACGGATTGCTGTATGCGGGAAATACACCGGATTGCCGGACGCTTACAAAAGCATTATTGAATCGTTCATTCATGGCGGTGTTGAAAATAATGGCAAGGTCGAAATTGAGTGGATCGATTCCGTTAAACTTGAAGACGGCCAACCGATCGCTCCTTATTTTGCCAATGTGGACGGAATATTGGTACCCGGCGGTTTCGGATCACGCGGTATTGAAGGCATGATCAAGGCTATACAGTTTGCCAGAGAAAATAAAATTCCTTTCTTCGGAATATGCCTTGGTATGCAGTGTGCAAGCATCGAGTTTGCCCGAAATGTCGCAGGACTCACAGGAGCCAATAGCAGCGAGTTCTTTAAGCGTTCAAAATATCCCGTTATTGATTTGATGGAGTCTCAGCGCGACGTTAAAGAAATGGGCGCTACAATGCGCCTCGGCGCATATCCGTGCGTTTTGAAGAAAGATTCGAAAGCTTTTCATGCGTATGCTAATGATGTCATTAGCGAACGGCATCGCCATCGTTTCGAATTTAACAATGCCTTTATCGATACATTTCAATCCAACGGAATGGTATTTTCCGGTATGTCGCCGGATCATAAGCTTGTTGAAATTATCGAGCTTACGGGTCATCCTTGGTTTGTTGGCGTGCAATTTCATCCTGAATTGAAATCACGTGCGATCAAAGCACATCCTCTCTTTCGGGAATTTGTCAAAGCGGCTCTGCTTCATCAGACAAAACGCATGGAAAACTCGAGCACGCAGGTTTTTGAAAAAAACCTACAACGTGAATTGGTTACGGCGTAA
- the gatC gene encoding Asp-tRNA(Asn)/Glu-tRNA(Gln) amidotransferase subunit GatC — MPVTINDVKKIASLAYLEFTSEETERYCGQLNQILQYVEKLNQLDTSNVEITYHPITYPDVFREDEVQPCLPVDQALRNAPDKNWQYIVVPKVVS, encoded by the coding sequence ATGCCCGTTACCATTAACGACGTTAAAAAAATTGCTTCACTAGCTTATCTGGAGTTTACTTCAGAAGAAACCGAAAGGTATTGTGGACAATTGAACCAGATATTACAATACGTCGAAAAATTGAATCAACTCGATACATCGAACGTAGAGATTACTTATCATCCGATTACTTATCCAGACGTTTTCAGAGAGGATGAAGTGCAGCCGTGTCTGCCGGTCGATCAAGCGCTCCGAAACGCGCCTGACAAAAACTGGCAGTACATAGTGGTACCTAAAGTTGTCAGCTAA
- a CDS encoding STAS domain-containing protein codes for MSYKEEVHGDVYVLVIKGKLMGGSETTEIHDRVKELAAVGVKRVVLDLGQVKWMNSSGLGALMSSLTTMKNGGGDLRLSSVAEKVESLLMITQLMKIFKTFENVDKAVKSFHDEKPA; via the coding sequence ATGAGCTACAAAGAGGAAGTTCACGGAGATGTGTACGTGCTGGTGATTAAAGGCAAACTGATGGGAGGCAGTGAAACAACTGAGATCCATGATCGGGTAAAAGAATTAGCCGCTGTAGGTGTCAAAAGAGTTGTATTGGATTTAGGACAGGTCAAATGGATGAACAGTTCAGGACTCGGGGCGTTGATGTCCAGCCTGACTACAATGAAAAACGGTGGAGGCGATCTGCGATTGTCATCGGTAGCCGAAAAAGTTGAGAGCTTATTGATGATTACTCAGTTGATGAAAATATTTAAAACATTTGAAAATGTTGATAAAGCAGTAAAAAGTTTTCACGATGAAAAGCCGGCATAA
- a CDS encoding histone deacetylase produces MATGFVYHAAYQSHEAQGYHPENPDRLRHILQRLEESSLVQELKMITPLEAEISLIQLIHTPEHIRRIQKASSGHAFLDADTYVNSFSYSASLTACGGAIAAVDAVMQRQVKNVFCAVRPPGHHAESNRAMGFCLFNNVALAARYAQKQYNIGKVLIVDWDVHHGNGTQEIFWTDPTVMYISLHQWPLYPGTGRKNEIGGGEGKGLTLNFPMSAGSTDSEYLRLFNIEIRDAVEKFQPELILISAGFDAHEKDPLAQMKVTTQGFAEMSTMIKELARSVCSSRIISVLEGGYHLQALAESVEAHIRVLADV; encoded by the coding sequence ATGGCAACCGGATTCGTGTATCATGCTGCGTACCAGTCTCATGAGGCGCAGGGATATCATCCTGAAAATCCAGACCGGCTGCGTCACATTCTGCAACGGCTGGAAGAAAGCAGCTTGGTACAGGAATTGAAGATGATAACGCCGCTCGAAGCGGAGATTTCGTTGATTCAGTTGATACACACACCCGAACATATCCGGCGGATTCAAAAAGCCTCTTCCGGTCACGCCTTTCTCGACGCCGACACCTATGTCAATTCATTTTCATATTCTGCGAGCTTGACAGCCTGCGGAGGGGCAATAGCAGCGGTTGATGCCGTCATGCAAAGGCAAGTTAAAAATGTTTTTTGTGCCGTAAGACCCCCGGGGCATCATGCTGAGAGTAATCGTGCCATGGGGTTTTGTTTATTTAACAACGTTGCTCTTGCGGCACGGTATGCACAAAAACAATACAACATTGGCAAAGTTTTGATTGTGGATTGGGATGTCCATCATGGCAACGGTACACAAGAGATATTTTGGACGGACCCGACAGTCATGTATATAAGTTTGCATCAGTGGCCATTGTATCCTGGAACAGGAAGGAAGAATGAGATAGGTGGAGGAGAGGGAAAAGGACTGACGCTAAATTTTCCAATGTCGGCCGGCAGTACTGACTCGGAATATCTCAGACTTTTTAATATAGAAATCCGTGATGCCGTTGAAAAATTTCAACCCGAATTAATTTTGATTTCGGCAGGTTTTGACGCGCACGAGAAAGATCCGTTGGCGCAAATGAAAGTAACTACGCAAGGATTTGCCGAAATGAGTACGATGATCAAGGAATTAGCACGATCGGTATGTTCCTCGAGAATTATTTCCGTACTCGAAGGCGGTTACCATTTACAAGCTCTGGCCGAGTCGGTCGAAGCGCACATTCGGGTCTTAGCCGATGTATAA
- a CDS encoding hybrid sensor histidine kinase/response regulator, with protein sequence MTDLSVNTAPMDIPKPMQDILVVDDEIDNLDLLKRTFRREYNVFTANSAAEALRLLETKEFAVIVSDQRMPEMTGVELFQRAREKYPHTIRILLTGYTDINALVDAINMGHVYRYVTKPWSREEIVMTVRRAVEHYETTKYNFRLLDELKIKNAELERSYDELKRLDKLKTRFMVISSHELRTPASIISGNLELLLSGAIGDMQNDQKEIVENAYKGTTRLIDLIEDVLAVLRIDALQLKLDISEFSMRELAEEMVADFKLFLQERKQTIANTIPDVRIEGDRNRLAQVFMNLISNAMKYSKDGQTIELRGFLEHDQLHIICKDNGIGIPKEELEKIFEKFYQLGDADQHRTSKHKFLGGGSGLGLTIIRGTIEQHNGKTWAESAGKDQGTQIHVVLPIHYVQPPVES encoded by the coding sequence GTGACCGATTTATCAGTGAATACTGCACCGATGGATATCCCAAAACCGATGCAAGACATTTTGGTTGTGGATGATGAAATCGATAACCTTGATTTATTGAAGCGTACATTTCGTCGCGAATATAACGTTTTCACGGCTAATAGCGCGGCTGAAGCATTAAGGCTTCTTGAGACGAAGGAATTTGCTGTCATTGTGAGCGATCAACGGATGCCGGAAATGACTGGTGTCGAACTTTTTCAGCGAGCGCGCGAAAAATATCCTCACACTATTCGAATTCTCCTGACAGGCTATACCGATATCAATGCATTGGTTGACGCCATCAACATGGGACACGTTTACCGCTATGTGACGAAACCGTGGAGCCGTGAAGAAATCGTCATGACCGTACGGCGGGCCGTGGAACACTATGAAACTACCAAGTACAATTTTCGTTTACTTGATGAACTCAAAATTAAGAATGCCGAACTTGAACGCAGTTACGATGAATTAAAACGTCTCGATAAACTCAAAACACGTTTCATGGTTATTTCGAGCCATGAACTGCGCACACCGGCGTCGATCATTTCTGGAAATCTGGAGCTTTTGTTATCCGGTGCTATCGGCGATATGCAGAATGATCAAAAAGAAATTGTTGAAAATGCCTATAAAGGCACGACACGATTGATTGATCTGATTGAGGACGTGCTTGCGGTGCTACGCATCGATGCACTACAATTGAAACTGGACATCAGCGAATTCAGTATGCGCGAGCTCGCGGAGGAGATGGTTGCTGATTTTAAATTATTTTTACAGGAACGCAAACAAACTATTGCCAATACCATTCCGGACGTAAGAATTGAAGGCGACCGCAATCGATTGGCGCAGGTATTCATGAATCTGATCAGCAACGCAATGAAATACTCCAAAGATGGGCAAACTATCGAACTGCGTGGATTTCTCGAGCACGATCAACTGCATATTATTTGTAAGGATAATGGAATTGGTATTCCGAAGGAAGAGCTAGAGAAGATTTTTGAGAAATTTTATCAATTAGGCGATGCAGATCAACATCGTACGAGCAAACATAAATTTCTGGGCGGCGGCAGCGGTCTTGGTCTTACCATTATCCGTGGTACTATCGAACAGCATAACGGCAAAACGTGGGCAGAAAGTGCCGGTAAAGATCAAGGCACGCAAATTCACGTAGTCCTCCCAATCCACTATGTGCAACCTCCTGTTGAAAGTTGA
- the cofG gene encoding 7,8-didemethyl-8-hydroxy-5-deazariboflavin synthase subunit CofG, translated as MTPSTLTYSHTLLIPLTRTCGASCNYCTFKQDDGKLLTFDEIEDLVREYFDTGICEVTLSAGQYLNRIDSVRQQWSERGYASFVHYVRDICQLVLENQLLPSIDIGPMSYSEIEALAPYITSVKLLLENISTDFAQQFQTGKSIDDKMETLSDAGLLGVPVTTGLLIGAGETQDQRKATIEAIAEVHGKYGHIQSVMLQMVYRENDKTDAPLKVREFQDLIASVKSTMPDMVVSIPANAPASWYDSVAVGVSDIGNIYEGYDGIDWSKPFPKLVEIERTLGRKGITLKPRFPIFVHQFNRGLVQDNVSNVLRGWMSKKEFTYYYD; from the coding sequence ATGACGCCATCCACACTTACGTATTCTCACACCTTGTTAATTCCGCTGACGCGAACCTGCGGCGCCTCCTGTAACTATTGCACTTTCAAACAGGATGACGGAAAACTACTGACATTCGATGAAATTGAAGACTTGGTGAGAGAGTATTTTGATACCGGAATATGTGAAGTTACTCTCAGCGCAGGTCAATACCTTAATAGAATTGATTCTGTAAGACAGCAATGGTCAGAACGCGGGTATGCGTCATTTGTCCACTATGTCAGGGACATTTGTCAATTAGTATTAGAGAATCAGTTGCTTCCGTCGATCGATATCGGACCGATGTCCTATTCAGAGATCGAAGCGTTAGCGCCTTATATTACGTCGGTTAAATTATTACTTGAAAACATCAGCACGGATTTTGCTCAGCAATTTCAAACAGGAAAAAGTATCGATGATAAAATGGAGACGTTATCGGATGCCGGATTGCTGGGCGTTCCGGTAACTACCGGCCTGTTAATTGGCGCCGGCGAAACTCAGGATCAACGCAAAGCGACGATCGAAGCCATCGCTGAAGTTCACGGCAAGTACGGACATATTCAATCCGTCATGCTGCAGATGGTGTACCGCGAGAATGATAAAACCGATGCACCGTTAAAAGTTAGGGAATTTCAGGATTTGATTGCGTCAGTAAAAAGTACTATGCCGGATATGGTGGTCTCGATACCGGCCAATGCGCCGGCTTCATGGTATGATTCAGTAGCCGTGGGAGTTTCGGATATTGGCAATATTTACGAAGGTTATGATGGCATTGATTGGTCAAAACCATTTCCAAAATTGGTTGAAATTGAACGTACGTTAGGCAGGAAGGGCATCACACTGAAGCCGCGTTTCCCAATATTTGTGCATCAGTTCAATCGTGGTTTGGTACAGGACAATGTGAGTAATGTTTTGCGGGGTTGGATGTCCAAAAAAGAATTTACTTATTATTACGATTAG
- the upp gene encoding uracil phosphoribosyltransferase, which translates to MVPNVRVIHHPLVQQKLTYLRDKHTNHREFRKLLSEITALMLFEITEDLPTMETEIETPLEKTRSTILASHVVLVPVLRAGLGMLDGALDLIPNANVGHIGLYRDEKTLEPVEYYAKFPSTLDQSVVILLDPMLATGGSSSAAVTILKKHKASQVKCLSLVAAPEGVKKMYQDHPDVPIYTASVDRQLNERGYIVPGLGDAGDRLYGTK; encoded by the coding sequence ATGGTTCCGAATGTGCGAGTGATTCATCATCCATTGGTACAGCAAAAGTTGACCTATTTGCGCGATAAGCATACCAATCATCGTGAATTTCGTAAATTATTGAGCGAAATCACCGCGCTCATGTTGTTCGAAATAACGGAAGATTTGCCGACTATGGAAACAGAGATTGAGACGCCACTGGAAAAAACACGTTCTACAATTTTAGCGAGTCACGTTGTATTGGTACCCGTGCTGCGTGCGGGGTTGGGCATGTTGGATGGGGCATTGGACCTTATACCCAATGCGAACGTGGGTCATATCGGGCTTTACCGAGATGAGAAAACCCTTGAGCCTGTGGAATATTATGCTAAATTTCCCTCTACGCTCGACCAGTCCGTTGTGATCCTTTTGGATCCGATGCTGGCTACTGGCGGAAGTTCTTCGGCGGCCGTTACGATCCTGAAAAAGCATAAGGCCAGCCAGGTTAAATGTTTGTCGTTGGTTGCTGCTCCGGAAGGAGTAAAAAAAATGTACCAGGATCATCCGGACGTGCCAATTTATACGGCCAGTGTCGACCGCCAATTGAATGAACGCGGCTATATTGTCCCGGGTTTGGGCGACGCCGGTGATCGGTTGTACGGAACGAAGTAA
- a CDS encoding ATP-binding protein, protein MADPKYIPAGELRAPDYQLIIPSLLEKLADVESLTERVADEFQLNEDDRDNLAIAITEVSNNAIIHGNKFDHSKKVTISFYFDHDVLRVYIKDDGKGFDPLSIDNPLDPQNLLKESGRGIFILKSIMDEVDFKTGLNGTEVKIVKKIKRSVNS, encoded by the coding sequence ATGGCCGATCCCAAATATATTCCTGCCGGTGAACTCAGAGCTCCGGATTATCAATTGATTATTCCGAGTCTTTTGGAAAAGCTAGCCGACGTCGAATCGTTGACAGAACGAGTGGCGGATGAATTTCAGCTCAATGAAGACGACCGCGATAACCTTGCAATCGCCATTACGGAAGTGTCAAATAATGCCATCATTCACGGCAATAAATTCGATCACTCGAAAAAAGTGACGATTAGTTTTTATTTCGATCATGACGTATTGCGCGTGTATATTAAAGACGATGGCAAAGGATTCGATCCGTTGTCGATCGATAACCCTTTGGATCCGCAGAATTTATTAAAAGAAAGCGGGAGAGGCATTTTTATTTTGAAGTCTATTATGGACGAAGTCGATTTCAAAACTGGATTAAACGGCACGGAAGTCAAAATCGTCAAAAAAATTAAACGATCCGTAAATTCGTGA
- a CDS encoding outer membrane beta-barrel protein produces MKTLLFLMVFLCLSLKPFMASAQDEKKQAVSGQIADDDMYATGDEKINNSWGFNVQISTSGFVLGGNRNIKMAPYTYLSTELNMFWVKGKNELVDYLGNTINAETILILPLTFQVKRRVLGESLTNTFRPFILAGAGGVYGWYIDGDLSRSELPADHKSSQFTWNAVAGFGADFGKPGLSSYGMDIKYQVMRFANHLGERKNFDNLQIGFHMNF; encoded by the coding sequence ATGAAGACATTATTATTTTTAATGGTATTTCTGTGCCTGAGCTTAAAGCCGTTCATGGCCAGTGCACAGGATGAGAAAAAACAAGCTGTCTCCGGCCAAATTGCAGATGATGACATGTATGCCACCGGGGATGAAAAAATCAACAATTCATGGGGATTCAATGTTCAAATCTCCACTTCGGGTTTTGTATTAGGCGGGAATCGTAATATTAAAATGGCGCCCTATACCTACCTCAGCACGGAATTGAATATGTTCTGGGTTAAAGGTAAAAACGAACTGGTAGATTATCTTGGAAATACTATCAATGCCGAGACGATTTTGATTTTGCCTCTTACTTTCCAGGTAAAGCGTCGCGTGTTGGGCGAAAGCCTGACCAATACGTTTCGCCCATTTATTTTAGCTGGTGCGGGCGGCGTATACGGATGGTATATCGACGGTGATTTGTCAAGAAGCGAATTGCCAGCCGATCATAAGAGCTCGCAATTTACATGGAATGCTGTCGCAGGTTTTGGCGCCGATTTTGGCAAACCGGGGCTTAGTTCGTACGGAATGGACATCAAATACCAAGTTATGCGATTTGCAAATCATCTTGGCGAACGTAAAAATTTTGATAATTTGCAAATTGGTTTTCATATGAATTTTTAA
- the mnmA gene encoding tRNA 2-thiouridine(34) synthase MnmA — protein MKNKKRVVVAMSGGVDSSVTAALLKEQGYEVIGVTMKLWDYAEVGGGEINRESGCCSIDTIHDARMVCAQLDAPHYVWNLSEEFGRAVIDNFVNEYLEGRTPNPCVMCNKHIKWGTFLTKAKHLDADYVATGHYARSVYDERLQKFTLRKSYNLKKDQSYALWGIRQKALAMTLFPVGEMTKDEVRTYGEKIGLRTAKKRESQEICFITDNNYNRFLKEKVKNLSENLAHGQIKTLDGKTVGEHDGYAFYTIGQRRGVGVAMNEPVYVTSINAKDNVIHVGRKDDLLAQGLTAREVNLIRHDSIEDDIPVTAKIRYNDIGHDGIMTARDNGDIQIIFDEAQRAITPGQSVVFYNDDEVLGGGVIDQVIKNVSHELVIA, from the coding sequence ATAAAAAATAAGAAACGTGTTGTCGTCGCGATGAGCGGCGGTGTCGATAGTTCGGTTACGGCGGCGCTATTGAAAGAACAGGGATACGAAGTCATCGGAGTGACGATGAAGCTCTGGGACTATGCCGAAGTAGGTGGCGGTGAAATTAATCGCGAGAGCGGCTGTTGTTCAATCGATACTATTCATGATGCACGGATGGTATGTGCGCAATTAGACGCGCCGCATTATGTTTGGAATCTCAGTGAGGAATTCGGACGCGCAGTTATCGATAATTTCGTCAATGAATATCTTGAAGGACGTACGCCCAATCCTTGCGTTATGTGTAACAAGCACATCAAATGGGGAACGTTTCTGACGAAAGCCAAACACCTCGACGCCGATTATGTCGCAACGGGGCACTATGCGCGTTCGGTGTATGATGAGCGTCTTCAGAAATTTACGCTTCGTAAAAGTTACAATCTGAAAAAAGACCAATCATACGCCTTATGGGGTATTCGTCAAAAAGCCCTGGCCATGACGCTGTTTCCTGTCGGTGAAATGACAAAAGATGAAGTACGTACGTATGGAGAAAAAATCGGTTTGCGTACGGCCAAAAAACGCGAAAGCCAGGAGATTTGTTTTATTACCGACAACAACTACAATCGCTTTTTAAAAGAAAAAGTCAAAAACCTTTCTGAAAATCTCGCTCACGGGCAAATCAAAACGCTCGACGGCAAAACCGTCGGTGAGCATGATGGTTATGCATTCTATACCATCGGCCAGCGCCGCGGCGTCGGCGTCGCGATGAATGAACCGGTGTACGTTACCAGTATTAATGCCAAGGACAATGTGATTCATGTCGGTCGGAAGGACGATTTATTGGCACAGGGATTGACCGCGCGGGAAGTAAACCTCATACGGCATGATTCCATTGAAGACGATATTCCTGTTACGGCTAAAATCAGGTATAATGATATCGGTCACGACGGGATAATGACAGCACGCGATAATGGCGATATCCAAATCATTTTTGACGAAGCTCAACGAGCCATCACTCCCGGCCAGTCGGTAGTGTTTTATAATGATGACGAGGTTTTGGGAGGTGGGGTCATTGACCAGGTGATTAAAAATGTTTCTCACGAATTAGTCATTGCGTAA
- the panB gene encoding 3-methyl-2-oxobutanoate hydroxymethyltransferase translates to MSTHKSINKITTEQLRKMKQAGEKIASLTAYDFTMAELLDDAEIDLIIVGDSASMVFAGNETTLPVTMEEMLYHVRVVAKAVKRGLVIADMPFMSYQINTDEALRNAGRFMQEAHAEGVKLEGGLEFLPTIKRLVEVGIPVMGHLGLTPQSIHQFGTYRTRGVSGSEADKILYDAKTLEDAGVFAMVLEKIPAELGKKISESLSIPTIGIGAGPYCDGQVLVSYDMLGLYDKFHPRFVRKYAELGSAMREAFKAYRDDVKGRQFPTDKESY, encoded by the coding sequence ATGTCTACACACAAGTCTATCAACAAAATTACTACCGAACAGCTTCGAAAAATGAAGCAAGCCGGTGAAAAAATCGCAAGCCTTACGGCTTATGATTTTACAATGGCGGAATTGCTTGATGATGCCGAGATCGATCTGATCATTGTCGGGGATTCAGCCAGCATGGTATTTGCCGGTAATGAGACAACGCTTCCGGTGACCATGGAGGAGATGCTTTATCATGTTCGTGTTGTTGCAAAAGCTGTCAAGCGCGGTCTAGTTATTGCCGATATGCCGTTCATGAGTTACCAGATCAATACGGACGAAGCGTTGAGAAATGCCGGGAGATTTATGCAGGAAGCGCATGCTGAAGGCGTTAAACTCGAAGGCGGGTTGGAATTTTTGCCAACCATTAAGCGGCTTGTGGAAGTCGGTATTCCTGTAATGGGGCATCTTGGTCTGACTCCTCAGTCGATTCATCAATTTGGGACTTATCGTACACGCGGTGTCTCAGGCTCAGAAGCAGATAAGATTTTGTACGATGCAAAAACATTGGAAGATGCCGGCGTATTTGCGATGGTGCTCGAAAAAATTCCAGCCGAACTTGGAAAGAAAATCAGTGAATCTCTGTCAATACCTACCATCGGAATCGGAGCCGGTCCTTATTGCGACGGACAAGTATTGGTAAGCTACGATATGTTAGGCCTCTATGATAAGTTCCATCCCCGATTTGTTCGAAAATATGCCGAATTGGGTTCTGCTATGCGAGAAGCTTTCAAAGCCTATCGTGATGACGTCAAAGGGCGGCAATTTCCAACCGATAAAGAATCGTACTAG
- a CDS encoding DUF4190 domain-containing protein translates to MNPCSNCGTQNSDAATFCINCGSSLEKKTSSEVATSIPPPQANVTPQSASGRAIAALILGLLSIVFSCGPVTGIAGIVLANQELNAIRNGSAPEAGKTLAQIGMWTGWIGTIACGLFWIAYIAIIVLAIGFGGFR, encoded by the coding sequence ATGAACCCCTGTTCGAATTGCGGAACACAGAATAGCGATGCAGCCACTTTTTGTATCAATTGCGGTTCTTCGCTCGAGAAAAAAACATCTTCAGAAGTTGCCACCTCTATTCCTCCGCCTCAAGCTAATGTAACGCCCCAAAGTGCCAGCGGCCGCGCCATTGCCGCCCTCATCCTTGGATTGTTATCTATAGTTTTTTCGTGCGGTCCGGTCACCGGCATTGCGGGAATAGTATTAGCCAATCAGGAACTTAATGCTATTCGCAATGGTAGTGCGCCTGAGGCAGGAAAAACACTTGCGCAAATCGGAATGTGGACAGGTTGGATCGGAACCATAGCGTGTGGATTATTCTGGATTGCCTACATCGCTATTATCGTTCTGGCCATCGGTTTCGGCGGTTTCCGCTAA